A genomic window from Bacillus sp. BGMRC 2118 includes:
- a CDS encoding manganese efflux pump: protein MDAFAVSITSGVALKNNFKLKSVLKVVIFLTFFQAAMPLLGWIFGIEFSLYIKNVDHWIAFVLLVGIGSKMIYDSLSKSKDDAFNPLDNKVLFFLSLATSIDALAVGVSFAFLDISILFSVVIIASITFILVVLGTIIGKVSGERLKKKAEIFGGIVLGVIGCKILIEHLNLF from the coding sequence ATGGATGCTTTTGCTGTTTCCATAACAAGTGGTGTTGCCTTAAAAAATAACTTTAAATTAAAAAGCGTGCTGAAAGTGGTTATCTTTTTAACATTCTTCCAAGCAGCCATGCCTTTACTAGGGTGGATATTCGGAATTGAATTTAGTTTATACATAAAGAATGTTGACCATTGGATTGCATTTGTTTTGTTAGTTGGAATTGGAAGTAAGATGATTTACGACTCACTATCCAAAAGTAAAGATGACGCTTTTAATCCACTAGATAACAAAGTATTGTTTTTTCTATCACTAGCAACAAGTATTGATGCACTAGCTGTAGGTGTTAGCTTTGCATTTTTGGACATATCGATTCTATTTTCAGTTGTGATTATTGCAAGTATTACATTTATTTTAGTTGTTCTAGGTACCATCATCGGAAAAGTCAGTGGAGAAAGACTGAAGAAAAAAGCAGAGATTTTTGGAGGCATTGTCCTTGGCGTGATAGGATGTAAGATATTAATTGAGCACTTAAATCTATTTTGA
- a CDS encoding winged helix-turn-helix transcriptional regulator, which translates to MKRNEVCEVTCVHEDTVNKVSTELIQQNTFEVATLFKALADETRLKIAYSLTIEEELCVCDVANIIGSSTATASHHLRLFSKLGLAKSRKKGKLVYYSLDDEHVKQLINIAFEHQKEVEHRGSFS; encoded by the coding sequence TTGAAACGAAATGAAGTTTGTGAAGTAACATGTGTACATGAAGATACAGTAAATAAAGTAAGTACAGAGCTCATTCAGCAAAATACTTTTGAAGTTGCGACACTATTTAAGGCGTTAGCGGATGAAACTCGATTAAAAATTGCCTACTCACTTACAATTGAAGAGGAACTTTGTGTATGTGATGTAGCAAACATTATTGGTTCTTCCACCGCAACGGCTTCCCACCATTTACGACTGTTTAGCAAACTGGGCCTAGCCAAAAGTCGCAAAAAAGGAAAATTGGTGTATTATTCACTAGATGATGAGCATGTGAAGCAGCTTATTAACATTGCCTTTGAACATCAAAAGGAGGTGGAACACCGTGGATCATTCAGTTGA